The Fusarium poae strain DAOMC 252244 chromosome 2, whole genome shotgun sequence nucleotide sequence GGGTCTGATGAAGCGAGTGTAGATGAGGAAGGAAATTGGGTCAAGGAAAGTGATGCCTCAGAAGATTGGGTCTCCTGAGAAAATGTGAAGGTGCCGCTTGTCTCAGAGGATGCTACGTTCACGCTAAGCTCAAATGATGTCGTATCGCTTGTAAGGCCTGATGATGCAGTGATGGGCCCGACAGTAAAAGATTCTGATTTGAATGCGTCGGTGGTGGTGCCAGTGGTAGTATCAGCAACAGTGGCGGTATCGAGACCAGTAGTAGTACCGGAACCAGAAGCAGCGGTAGTATCACCAGTAGTAGTACCGGAACCAGAAGCAGCGGTACCAGTAGCAGTGGTAGTGTCAACGCCAGCACTGGCAGTACCAGTAACAGCGGTGGTGTCGACAGTGGCAGTAGTAGTACCAGTAACAATGGTGGTGTCGGTAGTAGCGGTGGCATCAGAAGTAGTGTTAATATCAACAATGGCGGTAGTGCCTGCAGCAGCGGCACTCGAATCGTCGGTAGACAAGACCTTTGTGGTTGTACCCTCGCTCGAGATTTCCAAGCTGACTTCGGTGGTCGAAAGTGATACGCTGTCGCTGCTGGCTGAGTTCAGACTTGACTCCGAGATAGGTATAGATATAAATGTGTCGGTGTCGGTTGATGTCTCAGTAGTTGACGAGATCTCAGTGGATGATCCACCGGCAGTGTTTCCATCTACATCACTGACAGTAGCTGTCGATGTCGCATCAGAAGTAGCAGCACTGGAGACCAATGTTCCACTTGAGGCTAAGTCCACGGTACTTTCAGATGTTGCAGAAATAGAAGAGCCAGTCAAAAACGTAGTGAGGCCAACAAGCTCGGTCGTAGTTGTTGAGTGGGTTATAGCGATTGACGATTCGGTAAACACAGGGTCACCCTGGGAATCCCTCCTAGGCTTACATGCTGAAGATCGCCGAACAAGTGGGTTGATTTGGGGTGTAAAGGGAGAAGAGTCAAGAGAAAGACGAGCATCTCTCTTATGGAGACCATTCAGATGGGAGACAGGAAGGGAAGATACAGTGGAAAGAGTGTCATGGCCAGAGGCAGAATTAATGAGAGAATGGGCAACGGAACCTTCTTTTGCAAGACTGCTCCCAATAAAGGGAAGCAGTAACCAGAGCAGTCTGGCCATGGTGAACCGTATTTCCTGGTAATCCAACACAACAGCACGAAAGAGACAGCACGTAGTGATAACGAAAGAGAAAAGTACGTTGGTAAAGAGGTTACATTCTTACAGGGACTACGGGTACTGATATTAGATTAATGGTCTCATCACTCACAAAAGATCTTGACGCCTCGAACGTGAGAGAAAATGGTCGTTGTCGTCAGCATGTAAGTCCACGCAGTTCTGGATCTCTCGCTTCGCCCGTTGGCATAAATAGTCCAGGTAAACGACAGAAGCTGAACAACAGACTATTGAATATTAACAGAAGCTAGAAACCAACCAAGCGAATGAAACGTTGAAACACTTACAACGGTCAAGATACAATAGGGAAAAGACTCGGCCGTGATGGATTTAGCCCCGGAGAAACTCTGTCAAGACGGAGAATTATACCGGTTTAGGTAAGAAGTCAACGGTGAAGTGTCCCATCGTCTCATCTATTTTAGCCAGGGGGCTGAAACCAATCACATTCAGGTGGTGACGGCTTTCAGGGTCAACCCAAACTGCTGGTAACTTTCGGCATCTGCCAAGAGATCGCCGACGGGTTCATGAGAATGATCTTTTACATTGGAAGAGGGGCTGGCATAGGTCTCCAGATCTAGACTTCTCTCGGCATAGAGCCATAGAAGAAGACTGATAATACGTTAAAGTTGGGTTCTCAGCTGCTGATTCTCTTCACCACATCCTCGGCAAAAGATGATCAAATTACGGGGATAAACGGTCATCTGGGCTAATTTTTAAAGCTCGAATCTGTGAATGGGCCGGCTCATAAACACGGCTACAATGACATGACCAAAAGCTTATCATGGGATAGcaggcctcagggtatcagaaagaCTAACCGCGAGAAGTAAAAGGAACGGAATTAGTAGATCAGTTTACGCTTCTTAAATCATGGGCcatagactacttatttttattcccCAAACCTTAGTATGTCAACATTTCTGGTACCCTTGGAGTGGGATAGTTAGTGTCGGTCCGCCACCGCCACTAGATCAGAAAAAGCAGACATCGCGAGATTGAGATTTTTGACAGCTGATGGACCACGTGGACCTCGCCTATCTCTAGGTGGCGCTCTCTAGGCGGGAataggaaaagaaaaagagtaTCCCTGTCTCTAGTCAGGTCTTGATCAGATTTTGTTCAGTCAGTCTCTGGACCATCATCAGTAGTGGCCTCCGGGTAGGTGACAAGTAAAAGGGGATTTTCAGTGATAGGCTTCAGATGATGCGAATAGTACGAGTAAACATATGGCGCTGATGTGCAATCTCATTGTTCTCATTGAGATAGAAGCCTCCATAGCTATATACGCGTATCACTTTATAACGATTAACCCATGATGACCTGTCTCAAGTGTTCTTCCTCATTACTCCCCGTTCGTTTGCACATGCCCCGAAACACGCCATCCTGCTCCCATAATTCCCTCGGCGTGCCAAACTCCACCATTCGCCCCCCATCAAGCACAAGGACCTTGTCAAAATCAGCAACGGTACTTAACCGATGTGCAATGACAATCATCGTTCTGTCCGTGAACCACTCGCGAATACTCTTTTGTATTAGTACATCGGTGGCAATGTCAATAGCGGATGTCGCTTCGTCTAGTACAATGACTTTCGAAGCGGCTAGAAGAGCACGAGCGATGCAGAGGAGTTGCTGTTGGCCTTGAGAAAGGTTACTGCCGGATTCAGAGATCAGACTTGATAAATCGTTGAACAAGCTGTTTTCAGGAGTGTCGTCTTGGCCGATGAGATGAACTCTTTTGAGAGCCTCGTAGAGTTGCATATCTGTGTATTCCCCGAATGGGTCCAGGTTAGAACGGACTGTACCAGAGAACAGGACGGGATGCTATAACAATGTTAGCGTCTGTAGTTCAAGTATAGCTGTGAACATACCTGTGGAATTATGGACATGTTTGATCTCAAATCAGTCAACTTGAGCTTCGATATATCCACTCCATCAATAGAAATACTCCCGGATCTCGCTTCCAGAAATCGGAAAAGGGCCAAAGTCATAGAAGACTTGCCAGCTCCGGTACGGCCAACCACTCCAACGCGCTCACCATGCTTGATCTTGAAGGAAAGACCTTTTAGCACTGGTGGTAGATCAGGCGCATAAGCAACCTCTAGATCCTTCACTTCAACACTACCCGAGCTAGGCCAGGCAGCTGCCGGTCGCAACCCACCAAGGTATTCTGTTTCGATGTTCATGTACTCTACCACTCGTTCCATAGAGTTCATCTCCAACTCCATGTCTCCATACGATCGGATCGTCCAACGAAGACTTTCGGAAAAGTCCAAGATAAATGACAACGCCAAGCCAGCCAAAGCAGCATCAATTTGCTTGACGATAATTACGACCCCAACAGTAATGCTGAAGAGGGCGGTGATGAGAGCCATGCGTAAGCTCATCCATCGGTTAGCCAAAGCGATGTAAAACGTAGTCATAGTCCAAGCATTCAGATTATTGTGCATCTGCTCAAGATAGGTTTGAGTTCTTCGGAAGGCTCGGATAGTTGAGATACCGGCCAGTGTTGTATTGAAGAGCTCAAAGACAGGAGACTTGGCATTGCTTTCGAGACGTTTCAAAGGCCGACTTGCgactaggtacctattacCTGTGATTGCGCCAATACCTAAGAGAACAACGGCTGGTGGAATAAGGTATGCAGATGCAAAACATGAAGCAATGCAGATACTGATGAGACGTAGCAAATGCGAGAAGAATTGACTCCACGTCATGGCGATGCGCTCATCAATGATGTTAAAGTCAGCCGTGAAGCGATTCAAGATGCGACCGGAGTGAACTGTATCAAGCCATCTCATAGGAGCATGCATCACAGCGAAAAGCATCCTCTCAAAAAGGCTTCTACTGGCCCTGACGGCAAGAAAGTATGAGGACAGGTATCTGAGGATTCCTACAACTGCAGTGGCCACAGAAATAGCAACGtaaatctttaaataaaagatgACGTTAGGGTCCGGTGCAATTTGTTTCGAGTGATGGGAAAATAACTGTGTTGTTGAGAATGTAGACCCAGAGATGTGATGGGCGCTGGGGTTATCGGACGATGTGCTTGACTTGGCAGTCCAGATGCGAAGAACCCAGGCTCTTCCAAGTATTCCCGCTTGATAGGCGAGATAAATGCCGATACATAATGCCCAAGGAAGTATACCACCGCTGCCCTTGATGTACGTCAGATAAACGCTTCTCTTGACGTTGCCTTTTTGGCGTGTTTCCTCTTGCATAAACTTCTTCGGGGCGACATCTGACTTGGAAGGCTCAGTCTCTGATCCGTTGGTCGAGATCAAAGCATCATCCGAGGCATCAATCAAGTCTACAGCGTCTTTAGTGTTTGTGCTCGGCATCTCCGGTTGTTGGTGTGTGGAGAGTTTAGGAGGTCCAGAGTACAATACTCCCCCATCACCAAGTTCAACAACAAAGCTAGCACCAGGCATAACGAGACTCAAATGATGAGTCACGATAATTCGAGTACGTCCTTTACATATGTCCCCAGTAAGACACCTATCGTAGATCCAACCACCGACATGAGAGTCAACAGCGCTGAAGATGTCCTCCATTAAGAGAATTTCTGCACGGGAGTACACAGCTCGGGCGAGTGTAACACGCCATTTCTGGCCTCCACTCAGATTGACACCATTTGATCCAATTTCAGTATCGTCGCTGTCTGAAAGAGACTTGAGATCTTCTGATAGAGCGCAGGCTTCAAGGA carries:
- a CDS encoding hypothetical protein (SECRETED:SignalP(1-24)~TransMembrane:17 (n4-19c24/25o64-86i98-120o126-145i157-176o266-285i305-322o334-352i404-424o430-451i505-526o532-553i887-910o970-994i1050-1081o1101-1120i1153-1172o1178-1198i)); its protein translation is MGTILSLSLSSAALAVSLLSCSYALRSAFHQSRNGKAKDQFYQDDDGCASPRSLAEFTNRGSKIFIIAFSAIGAGTCIANLVISILRNDGVESIIESSLTVVAWALAFIHGICIFFQHSPVKAQKLGVWLLFTAVALITSSLPHLRYLYTQSQKLPIIFIILPTINTLSAVALAFASTCLPRRPEVFHRNTVIDRQWTVSVLERLTWTWVQPLLHHAAQQDDLDTDDVPQADSRLRSQDLKKRWDQLTRQDSLFRSIVALYKDRLLFLWAVTLVRCAVSILPFWFMLKIINVLEDRTARADNMQLMLFVLLMALSNLLDSWMEGWAYWYSLESLALPIRSQISGIIFGKVLLRKNIRTAGGDDSASETENDSDEDTTSPRSHQAIVNLVGIDTERLCYFFQYHFLIIAGVIKLIVFSVFLLRILGWLPLIAGIMAWALTLPLNTWFSGKVLTESRALMRHRDIKLSKISEVLTGLRQIKFSALEAQWERRILALRNAELATLWKFFLADSGLFACWVISPILLAVASLTTYVLVHGTLLPSVAFVSIGIFNTLETTLGSLPELFTLGLDSLVSLKRISDYLDEPEKQTELTLSDAISFHNASVAWPSKGTLDEGDFTLSDLRLFFPNHALSVVSGKVGTGKTLLLSAILGEADLLSGAIHIPKKQQFQGSDWIIPGSIAYISQTPWLENCSLRDNILFGLPMDKSRYNKVLEACALSEDLKSLSDSDDTEIGSNGVNLSGGQKWRVTLARAVYSRAEILLMEDIFSAVDSHVGGWIYDRCLTGDICKGRTRIIVTHHLSLVMPGASFVVELGDGGVLYSGPPKLSTHQQPEMPSTNTKDAVDLIDASDDALISTNGSETEPSKSDVAPKKFMQEETRQKGNVKRSVYLTYIKGSGGILPWALCIGIYLAYQAGILGRAWVLRIWTAKSSTSSDNPSAHHISGSTFSTTQLFSHHSKQIAPDPNVIFYLKIYVAISVATAVVGILRYLSSYFLAVRASRSLFERMLFAVMHAPMRWLDTVHSGRILNRFTADFNIIDERIAMTWSQFFSHLLRLISICIASCFASAYLIPPAVVLLGIGAITGNRYLVASRPLKRLESNAKSPVFELFNTTLAGISTIRAFRRTQTYLEQMHNNLNAWTMTTFYIALANRWMSLRMALITALFSITVGVVIIVKQIDAALAGLALSFILDFSESLRWTIRSYGDMELEMNSMERVVEYMNIETEYLGGLRPAAAWPSSGSVEVKDLEVAYAPDLPPVLKGLSFKIKHGERVGVVGRTGAGKSSMTLALFRFLEARSGSISIDGVDISKLKLTDLRSNMSIIPQHPVLFSGTVRSNLDPFGEYTDMQLYEALKRVHLIGQDDTPENSLFNDLSSLISESGSNLSQGQQQLLCIARALLAASKVIVLDEATSAIDIATDVLIQKSIREWFTDRTMIVIAHRLSTVADFDKVLVLDGGRMVEFGTPRELWEQDGVFRGMCKRTGSNEEEHLRQVIMG